The Gallus gallus isolate bGalGal1 chromosome 28, bGalGal1.mat.broiler.GRCg7b, whole genome shotgun sequence genome has a segment encoding these proteins:
- the LOC121107741 gene encoding cilia- and flagella-associated protein 251 isoform X2, whose protein sequence is MPEPAPHSTEKKRAEKVGAKGSAAVPAVPKSLPVKAKVEPHSLDPAEEPLIWEGLTLNKCILVASIVALLSVSFQVLQAPPCPRDGVSSGKQEPPAAPIHEVVIPKEEVLEVVAPQPVPPESSMPEDDDGDDDGDDDDEADSNLAEPWIFKKWFGRSEPGHKEEEPGEEGEEPTEKPEEPTAKVELRKGQEKPRSPEKKEEKVRGPEKEEKTRGPEKKGERKEKEEEKKEEKEEKKEKKEEKEEKKEKKEEKKEEKKEEKEEEKEEEEEEEEEEKEEKEEEKEEKKDERPRGPKKEERPKEGRAAPAERSGRREPRPKDRTPEEKPPRAPRAHREPEQQQHKKRRREGKESRRERDEHRRDGSKGRVGRAERQESGRRNWGLPRGEQRGRRAREPTGRDRAREGRRHD, encoded by the exons ATGCCCGAGCCAGCGCCGCACAGCACGGAGAAGAAGCGTGCAGAGAAGGTGGGAGCGAAGGGCAGTGCCGCGGTGCCCGCAG TCCCCAAGAGCCTCCCCGTGAAGGCAAAGGTGGAGCCCCACAGCCTGGACCCCGCAGAGGAGCCACTCATCTGGGAAGGGCTCACCCTCAACAAGTGCATCCTGGTGGCCTCCATTGTCGCCCTGCTCAGCGTCAGCTTCCAGGTGCTCCAAG CGCCACCATGCCCCAGGGATGGTGTCAGCAGTGGCAAACAAgagcccccagcagctcccatccACG aggtCGTCATTCCCAAGGAGGAGGTCCTAGAGGTGGTGGCTCCCCAGCCTGTCCCGCCTGAGAGCAGCATGCCGGAGGATGATGATGGTGACGATGATGGTGACGATGATGATGAAGCGGACAGCAACCTG GCCGAGCCCTGGATCTTCAAGAAGTGGTTTGGCCGCTCGGAGCCGGGGCACAAGGAGgaagagcctggagaagagggggaagAGCCCACGGAGAAACCTGAGGAGCCAACAGCCAAAGTGGAGCTGAGGAAGGGCCAGGAGAAACCACGGAGcccagagaagaaagaggagaaggtCCGAGGTccagaaaaggaggagaaaactcGAGGCCCAGAGAAgaagggggagagaaaggagaaggaggaagagaagaaggaggagaaggaagaaaagaaagaaaagaaggaggagaaggaagagaagaaagaaaagaaggaggagaagaaggaagagaagaaagaagagaaggaggaagagaaggaggaggaggaggaggaggaggaggaagagaaggaggaaaaggaagaggagaaggaagagaagaaggacgAGAGACCCCGTGGCCCAAAGAAGGAGGAGAGGCCCAAAGAGGGCcgtgcagccccagcagagaGGAGTGGCCGTCGGGAGCCACGTCCCAAGGACAGGACCCCCGAGGAGAaaccccccagagccccccggGCGCACAGGGAGCCCGAGCAGCAGCAACACAAGAAGAGACGCCGTGAGGGGAAGGAGAGCCGGCGGGAGAGGGATGAGCACCGCAGGGATGGCAGCAAAGGCCGAGTGGGCAGAGCTGAGCGGCAGGAGAGCGGCCGGAGGAACTGGGGGCTGCCACGGGGTGAGCAGCGGGGCCGGAGGGCCAGGGAGCCAACGGGGAGGGACAGGGCACGAGAGGGCCGGCGGCATGACTGA
- the LOC121107741 gene encoding cilia- and flagella-associated protein 251 isoform X1 translates to MPEPAPHSTEKKRAEKVGAKGSAAVPAVPKSLPVKAKVEPHSLDPAEEPLIWEGLTLNKCILVASIVALLSVSFQVLQAPPCPRDGVSSGKQEPPAAPIHEVVIPKEEVLEVVAPQPVPPESSMPEDDDGDDDGDDDDEADSNLGWRGREVCDTAVPQAEPWIFKKWFGRSEPGHKEEEPGEEGEEPTEKPEEPTAKVELRKGQEKPRSPEKKEEKVRGPEKEEKTRGPEKKGERKEKEEEKKEEKEEKKEKKEEKEEKKEKKEEKKEEKKEEKEEEKEEEEEEEEEEKEEKEEEKEEKKDERPRGPKKEERPKEGRAAPAERSGRREPRPKDRTPEEKPPRAPRAHREPEQQQHKKRRREGKESRRERDEHRRDGSKGRVGRAERQESGRRNWGLPRGEQRGRRAREPTGRDRAREGRRHD, encoded by the exons ATGCCCGAGCCAGCGCCGCACAGCACGGAGAAGAAGCGTGCAGAGAAGGTGGGAGCGAAGGGCAGTGCCGCGGTGCCCGCAG TCCCCAAGAGCCTCCCCGTGAAGGCAAAGGTGGAGCCCCACAGCCTGGACCCCGCAGAGGAGCCACTCATCTGGGAAGGGCTCACCCTCAACAAGTGCATCCTGGTGGCCTCCATTGTCGCCCTGCTCAGCGTCAGCTTCCAGGTGCTCCAAG CGCCACCATGCCCCAGGGATGGTGTCAGCAGTGGCAAACAAgagcccccagcagctcccatccACG aggtCGTCATTCCCAAGGAGGAGGTCCTAGAGGTGGTGGCTCCCCAGCCTGTCCCGCCTGAGAGCAGCATGCCGGAGGATGATGATGGTGACGATGATGGTGACGATGATGATGAAGCGGACAGCAACCTG ggatggagagggCGCGAGGTGTGTGACACCGCTGTCCCCCAGGCCGAGCCCTGGATCTTCAAGAAGTGGTTTGGCCGCTCGGAGCCGGGGCACAAGGAGgaagagcctggagaagagggggaagAGCCCACGGAGAAACCTGAGGAGCCAACAGCCAAAGTGGAGCTGAGGAAGGGCCAGGAGAAACCACGGAGcccagagaagaaagaggagaaggtCCGAGGTccagaaaaggaggagaaaactcGAGGCCCAGAGAAgaagggggagagaaaggagaaggaggaagagaagaaggaggagaaggaagaaaagaaagaaaagaaggaggagaaggaagagaagaaagaaaagaaggaggagaagaaggaagagaagaaagaagagaaggaggaagagaaggaggaggaggaggaggaggaggaggaagagaaggaggaaaaggaagaggagaaggaagagaagaaggacgAGAGACCCCGTGGCCCAAAGAAGGAGGAGAGGCCCAAAGAGGGCcgtgcagccccagcagagaGGAGTGGCCGTCGGGAGCCACGTCCCAAGGACAGGACCCCCGAGGAGAaaccccccagagccccccggGCGCACAGGGAGCCCGAGCAGCAGCAACACAAGAAGAGACGCCGTGAGGGGAAGGAGAGCCGGCGGGAGAGGGATGAGCACCGCAGGGATGGCAGCAAAGGCCGAGTGGGCAGAGCTGAGCGGCAGGAGAGCGGCCGGAGGAACTGGGGGCTGCCACGGGGTGAGCAGCGGGGCCGGAGGGCCAGGGAGCCAACGGGGAGGGACAGGGCACGAGAGGGCCGGCGGCATGACTGA
- the AMH gene encoding muellerian-inhibiting factor isoform X1, with amino-acid sequence MRRALPRKGTPGAEAVLEQSLSEEMGLGAKRENVSRARPGLAVRPKMTVASRLLPEPAASCTQADGSSLQPWPLGGLEGPVCRLKMDRNEVPPSHLEVVGVLTRYESAFIKVLRAGWEHRSPETFGLCPGGDAKTVLRPLQQLQEHLAGPGMGLQRFLILHLEEVKWEAQPRLWFRLPFHAEVGRLLGELHVALLLFYPGSPTGRRAEGRQELLVEGTGLTQEQSLCFTRDTQYLLLRASVAAVSSSSKELSFQLSLTIRHHGDGGAPLSLMETQQLLFGSDEKCFTRMTPVLLLLAGSPPEGDAAAPSSYLSASGVVDVAPYPQLSPPHPGTAELPPHTTASPANTTSPTPGDSGQFLGVLTLFIRRVLSPRSEPPTQPSSQHWLDFQMMETLPHQLLNLSETAALERLVQSEEPSVLLFPQEGGAGLEQHFGDWQPEGTVLQLLMGKLQAVIHELRDIPEFQANTGLFQHLLSFCYHPPGPAAGGQPPGSGKLHALLLLKALQTVRARWQERRKVLRQNRSARHQAHCRLQELTIDLRDRNFIVMPTIYAANNCEGPCRLPLSTRVPGYHSHTVLLLGMQERGSPLQRAPCCVPVRYSDQLIISVSAEGLEVRKFPNMVAEECGCR; translated from the exons ATGCGCAGAG CTCTGCCGAGAAAAGGGACCCCCggagcagaggctgtgctggagcagagcctCTCGGAGGAGATGGGACTTGGAGCAAAGAGGGAAAATGTGAGCAGAGCGCGACCCGGCTTGGCGGTGAGACCGAAGATGACCGTGGCTTCTCGCCTCCTCCCAGAGCCTGCAGCAAGCTGCACCCAGGCTGATGGCTCCAGCTTGCAGCCCTGGCCCCTGGGAGGGCTGGAGGGCCCCGTGTGCCGCCTGAAGATGGACCGCAACGAGgtccccccatcccacctggaGGTGGTGGGGGTCCTCACCCGCTATGAAAGTGCCTTCATCAAAGTGCTGCGCGCCGGGTGGGAGCACCGCAGCCCCGAGACGTTTGGGCTGTGCCCGGGTGGGGATGCAAAAACCGTGCTCCGAccgctgcagcagctccaggagcacCTGGCGGGGCCGGGCATGGGGCTGCAGCGCTTCCTTATCCTGCACCTGGAGGAAG TGAAGTGGGAAGCACAGCCCCGGCTCTGGTTCAGGCTGCCGTTCCATGCGGAGGTGGGGcggctgctgggagagctgcacgtcgctctgctgctcttctacCCGGGCAGCCCCACGGGGAGACGGGCTGAGGGCcgccaggagctgctggtggaggGCACGGGGCTGACACAGGAGCAG AGCCTTTGCTTCACTAGGGACACCCAGTACCTACTCCTCAGAGCCTCGGTGGCCGccgtgagcagcagcagcaaggagctgagcTTCCAGCTGTCCCTGACCATCAGGCACCATGGGGATGGAG GTGCCCCTCTGTCCCTCATGGAGacccagcagctcctctttgGCTCAGATGAGAAGTGTTTCACCAGGATGACGCcggtgctgctcctgctggccggGTCACCACCTGAGGGTGATGCTGCCGCCCCTTCCTCCTATCTCTCTGCCAGTGGGGTGGTGGATGTGGCTCCCTACCCACAGCTCAG cccaccccatcCCGGCACCGCAGAGCTGCCGCCCCACACCACTGCCAGCCCAGCCAACACCACATCCCCAACGCCTGGGGACAGCGGGCAGTTCCTGGGTGTGCTGACCCTCTTCATCCGCCGGGTGCTGAGCCCCCGCAGCGAGCCGCccacccagcccagctcccagcactggtTGGACTTCCAGATGATGGAGACGCTCCCTCACCAACTACTCAACCTGTCGGAGACGGCCGCCCTGGAGCGCCTGGTGCAGTCGGAGGAGCCCTCGGTGCTGCTTTTCCCCCAggagggcggcgcggggctggaGCAGCATTTTGGGGACTGGCAGCCAGAGGGGacggtgctgcagctgctgatgggCAAACTGCAGGCGGTGATCCACGAGCTGAGGGACATCCCGGAGTTCCAAGCCAACACGGGGCTCTTCCAGCACCTCCTCAGCTTCTGCTACCACCCTCCAGGGCCGGCTGCGGGCGGGCAGCCCCCAGGCTCAGGGAAGCTGCacgcactgctgctgctgaaggcgCTGCAAACGGTGCGGGCGCGCtggcaggagaggaggaaagtCCTGCGGCAGAACCGCAGCGCGCGGCACCAGGcgcactgcaggctgcaggagctgaccatcGACCTGCGCGACCGCAACTTCATCGTCATGCCCACCATCTACGCGGCCAACAACTGCGAGGGGCCCTGCAGGCTGCCCCTCTCCACCCGCGTGCCCGGCTACCACTCGCAcaccgtgctgctgctgggcatgCAGGAGCGGGGTTCGCCGCTGCAGCGCGCTCCATGCTGCGTGCCCGTCCGTTACTCGGACCAACTCATCATCAGCGTGTCGGCCGAGGGGTTGGAGGTGCGCAAGTTCCCCAACATGGTGGCGGAGGAGTGCGGCTGTCGGTAG
- the AMH gene encoding muellerian-inhibiting factor isoform X2, whose product MGLGAKRENVSRARPGLAVRPKMTVASRLLPEPAASCTQADGSSLQPWPLGGLEGPVCRLKMDRNEVPPSHLEVVGVLTRYESAFIKVLRAGWEHRSPETFGLCPGGDAKTVLRPLQQLQEHLAGPGMGLQRFLILHLEEVKWEAQPRLWFRLPFHAEVGRLLGELHVALLLFYPGSPTGRRAEGRQELLVEGTGLTQEQSLCFTRDTQYLLLRASVAAVSSSSKELSFQLSLTIRHHGDGGAPLSLMETQQLLFGSDEKCFTRMTPVLLLLAGSPPEGDAAAPSSYLSASGVVDVAPYPQLSPPHPGTAELPPHTTASPANTTSPTPGDSGQFLGVLTLFIRRVLSPRSEPPTQPSSQHWLDFQMMETLPHQLLNLSETAALERLVQSEEPSVLLFPQEGGAGLEQHFGDWQPEGTVLQLLMGKLQAVIHELRDIPEFQANTGLFQHLLSFCYHPPGPAAGGQPPGSGKLHALLLLKALQTVRARWQERRKVLRQNRSARHQAHCRLQELTIDLRDRNFIVMPTIYAANNCEGPCRLPLSTRVPGYHSHTVLLLGMQERGSPLQRAPCCVPVRYSDQLIISVSAEGLEVRKFPNMVAEECGCR is encoded by the exons ATGGGACTTGGAGCAAAGAGGGAAAATGTGAGCAGAGCGCGACCCGGCTTGGCGGTGAGACCGAAGATGACCGTGGCTTCTCGCCTCCTCCCAGAGCCTGCAGCAAGCTGCACCCAGGCTGATGGCTCCAGCTTGCAGCCCTGGCCCCTGGGAGGGCTGGAGGGCCCCGTGTGCCGCCTGAAGATGGACCGCAACGAGgtccccccatcccacctggaGGTGGTGGGGGTCCTCACCCGCTATGAAAGTGCCTTCATCAAAGTGCTGCGCGCCGGGTGGGAGCACCGCAGCCCCGAGACGTTTGGGCTGTGCCCGGGTGGGGATGCAAAAACCGTGCTCCGAccgctgcagcagctccaggagcacCTGGCGGGGCCGGGCATGGGGCTGCAGCGCTTCCTTATCCTGCACCTGGAGGAAG TGAAGTGGGAAGCACAGCCCCGGCTCTGGTTCAGGCTGCCGTTCCATGCGGAGGTGGGGcggctgctgggagagctgcacgtcgctctgctgctcttctacCCGGGCAGCCCCACGGGGAGACGGGCTGAGGGCcgccaggagctgctggtggaggGCACGGGGCTGACACAGGAGCAG AGCCTTTGCTTCACTAGGGACACCCAGTACCTACTCCTCAGAGCCTCGGTGGCCGccgtgagcagcagcagcaaggagctgagcTTCCAGCTGTCCCTGACCATCAGGCACCATGGGGATGGAG GTGCCCCTCTGTCCCTCATGGAGacccagcagctcctctttgGCTCAGATGAGAAGTGTTTCACCAGGATGACGCcggtgctgctcctgctggccggGTCACCACCTGAGGGTGATGCTGCCGCCCCTTCCTCCTATCTCTCTGCCAGTGGGGTGGTGGATGTGGCTCCCTACCCACAGCTCAG cccaccccatcCCGGCACCGCAGAGCTGCCGCCCCACACCACTGCCAGCCCAGCCAACACCACATCCCCAACGCCTGGGGACAGCGGGCAGTTCCTGGGTGTGCTGACCCTCTTCATCCGCCGGGTGCTGAGCCCCCGCAGCGAGCCGCccacccagcccagctcccagcactggtTGGACTTCCAGATGATGGAGACGCTCCCTCACCAACTACTCAACCTGTCGGAGACGGCCGCCCTGGAGCGCCTGGTGCAGTCGGAGGAGCCCTCGGTGCTGCTTTTCCCCCAggagggcggcgcggggctggaGCAGCATTTTGGGGACTGGCAGCCAGAGGGGacggtgctgcagctgctgatgggCAAACTGCAGGCGGTGATCCACGAGCTGAGGGACATCCCGGAGTTCCAAGCCAACACGGGGCTCTTCCAGCACCTCCTCAGCTTCTGCTACCACCCTCCAGGGCCGGCTGCGGGCGGGCAGCCCCCAGGCTCAGGGAAGCTGCacgcactgctgctgctgaaggcgCTGCAAACGGTGCGGGCGCGCtggcaggagaggaggaaagtCCTGCGGCAGAACCGCAGCGCGCGGCACCAGGcgcactgcaggctgcaggagctgaccatcGACCTGCGCGACCGCAACTTCATCGTCATGCCCACCATCTACGCGGCCAACAACTGCGAGGGGCCCTGCAGGCTGCCCCTCTCCACCCGCGTGCCCGGCTACCACTCGCAcaccgtgctgctgctgggcatgCAGGAGCGGGGTTCGCCGCTGCAGCGCGCTCCATGCTGCGTGCCCGTCCGTTACTCGGACCAACTCATCATCAGCGTGTCGGCCGAGGGGTTGGAGGTGCGCAAGTTCCCCAACATGGTGGCGGAGGAGTGCGGCTGTCGGTAG
- the AMH gene encoding muellerian-inhibiting factor precursor, whose translation MKAALGVLLPYLVLLLRSTALPRKGTPGAEAVLEQSLSEEMGLGAKRENVSRARPGLAVRPKMTVASRLLPEPAASCTQADGSSLQPWPLGGLEGPVCRLKMDRNEVPPSHLEVVGVLTRYESAFIKVLRAGWEHRSPETFGLCPGGDAKTVLRPLQQLQEHLAGPGMGLQRFLILHLEEVKWEAQPRLWFRLPFHAEVGRLLGELHVALLLFYPGSPTGRRAEGRQELLVEGTGLTQEQSLCFTRDTQYLLLRASVAAVSSSSKELSFQLSLTIRHHGDGGAPLSLMETQQLLFGSDEKCFTRMTPVLLLLAGSPPEGDAAAPSSYLSASGVVDVAPYPQLSPPHPGTAELPPHTTASPANTTSPTPGDSGQFLGVLTLFIRRVLSPRSEPPTQPSSQHWLDFQMMETLPHQLLNLSETAALERLVQSEEPSVLLFPQEGGAGLEQHFGDWQPEGTVLQLLMGKLQAVIHELRDIPEFQANTGLFQHLLSFCYHPPGPAAGGQPPGSGKLHALLLLKALQTVRARWQERRKVLRQNRSARHQAHCRLQELTIDLRDRNFIVMPTIYAANNCEGPCRLPLSTRVPGYHSHTVLLLGMQERGSPLQRAPCCVPVRYSDQLIISVSAEGLEVRKFPNMVAEECGCR comes from the exons atgaaggcgGCTCTCGGGGTGCTGCTGCCAtacctggtgctgctgctccgcTCCACAGCTCTGCCGAGAAAAGGGACCCCCggagcagaggctgtgctggagcagagcctCTCGGAGGAGATGGGACTTGGAGCAAAGAGGGAAAATGTGAGCAGAGCGCGACCCGGCTTGGCGGTGAGACCGAAGATGACCGTGGCTTCTCGCCTCCTCCCAGAGCCTGCAGCAAGCTGCACCCAGGCTGATGGCTCCAGCTTGCAGCCCTGGCCCCTGGGAGGGCTGGAGGGCCCCGTGTGCCGCCTGAAGATGGACCGCAACGAGgtccccccatcccacctggaGGTGGTGGGGGTCCTCACCCGCTATGAAAGTGCCTTCATCAAAGTGCTGCGCGCCGGGTGGGAGCACCGCAGCCCCGAGACGTTTGGGCTGTGCCCGGGTGGGGATGCAAAAACCGTGCTCCGAccgctgcagcagctccaggagcacCTGGCGGGGCCGGGCATGGGGCTGCAGCGCTTCCTTATCCTGCACCTGGAGGAAG TGAAGTGGGAAGCACAGCCCCGGCTCTGGTTCAGGCTGCCGTTCCATGCGGAGGTGGGGcggctgctgggagagctgcacgtcgctctgctgctcttctacCCGGGCAGCCCCACGGGGAGACGGGCTGAGGGCcgccaggagctgctggtggaggGCACGGGGCTGACACAGGAGCAG AGCCTTTGCTTCACTAGGGACACCCAGTACCTACTCCTCAGAGCCTCGGTGGCCGccgtgagcagcagcagcaaggagctgagcTTCCAGCTGTCCCTGACCATCAGGCACCATGGGGATGGAG GTGCCCCTCTGTCCCTCATGGAGacccagcagctcctctttgGCTCAGATGAGAAGTGTTTCACCAGGATGACGCcggtgctgctcctgctggccggGTCACCACCTGAGGGTGATGCTGCCGCCCCTTCCTCCTATCTCTCTGCCAGTGGGGTGGTGGATGTGGCTCCCTACCCACAGCTCAG cccaccccatcCCGGCACCGCAGAGCTGCCGCCCCACACCACTGCCAGCCCAGCCAACACCACATCCCCAACGCCTGGGGACAGCGGGCAGTTCCTGGGTGTGCTGACCCTCTTCATCCGCCGGGTGCTGAGCCCCCGCAGCGAGCCGCccacccagcccagctcccagcactggtTGGACTTCCAGATGATGGAGACGCTCCCTCACCAACTACTCAACCTGTCGGAGACGGCCGCCCTGGAGCGCCTGGTGCAGTCGGAGGAGCCCTCGGTGCTGCTTTTCCCCCAggagggcggcgcggggctggaGCAGCATTTTGGGGACTGGCAGCCAGAGGGGacggtgctgcagctgctgatgggCAAACTGCAGGCGGTGATCCACGAGCTGAGGGACATCCCGGAGTTCCAAGCCAACACGGGGCTCTTCCAGCACCTCCTCAGCTTCTGCTACCACCCTCCAGGGCCGGCTGCGGGCGGGCAGCCCCCAGGCTCAGGGAAGCTGCacgcactgctgctgctgaaggcgCTGCAAACGGTGCGGGCGCGCtggcaggagaggaggaaagtCCTGCGGCAGAACCGCAGCGCGCGGCACCAGGcgcactgcaggctgcaggagctgaccatcGACCTGCGCGACCGCAACTTCATCGTCATGCCCACCATCTACGCGGCCAACAACTGCGAGGGGCCCTGCAGGCTGCCCCTCTCCACCCGCGTGCCCGGCTACCACTCGCAcaccgtgctgctgctgggcatgCAGGAGCGGGGTTCGCCGCTGCAGCGCGCTCCATGCTGCGTGCCCGTCCGTTACTCGGACCAACTCATCATCAGCGTGTCGGCCGAGGGGTTGGAGGTGCGCAAGTTCCCCAACATGGTGGCGGAGGAGTGCGGCTGTCGGTAG
- the SF3A2 gene encoding splicing factor 3A subunit 2 isoform X1, with protein sequence MDFQHRPGGKTGSGGVASASESNRDRRERLRQLALETIDINKDPYFMKNHLGSYECKLCLTLHNNEGSYLAHTQGKKHQTNLARRAAKEAKEAPAQPAPEKVKVEVKKFVKIGRPGYKVTKQRDPETGQQSLLFQIDYPEIAESIMPRHRFMSAYEQRIEPPDRRWQYLLMAAEPYETIAFKVPSREIDKAEGKFWTHWNRETKQFFLQFHFKMEKPPAPPNLPPGPPTVKRPPPPPLMNGLPPRPPLPDSMPPPPPGGMTLPPMPPSGPVPPPPVPPQLPPAPGVPPPAPLPPMMRPPLPTEGPGTIPPPPPSN encoded by the exons ATGGATTTTCAGCACCGTCCTGGAGGTAAAACGGGGAGCGGAGGCGTAGCTTCAGCCTCAGAAAGCAACCGAGACCGCAGGGAGAGGCTTCGGCAGCTGGCTTTGGAGACCATCGACATCAACAAG GACCCCTATTTTATGAAAAATCACTTGGGTTCTTATGAATGCAAGCTTTGCCTGACGCTCCATAACAATGAG GGAAGTTACTTAGCACATACCCAGGGGAAGAAGCATCAGACCAATCT GGCCCGTCGAGCTGCCAAGGAAGCAAAGGAAGCCCCTGCCCAACCTGCACCAGAAAAAGTCAAAGTGGAAGTGAAGAAGTTTGTGAAAATTGGACGACCAGGTTATAAAG tgaCCAAACAGAGAGATCCAGAGACAGGCcagcagagccttctcttccag ATTGATTACCCAGAGATTGCAGAAAGCATCATGCCTCGCCATCGGTTCATGTCAGCGTATGAGCAAAGGATTGAGCCCCCTGACCGGCGCTGGCAGTACCtcctgatggcagcagagccctACGAAACCATCGCCTTCAAG GTGCCAAGCAGAGAAATTGacaaagcagagggaaagtTTTGGACCCACTGGAACAGGGAAACCAAACAG tTCTTCCTTCAATTCCACTTCAAAATGGAGAagcccccagctccccccaACCTCCCTCCGGGCCCTCCGACCGTGAAGCGGCCTCCTCCGCCCCCACTGATGAACGGGTTGCCCCCCAGGCCCCCTCTGCCGGACTCAATGCCTCCACCTCCTCCAGGAGGGATGACTCTGCCCCCCATGCCGCCCTCCGGACCGGTGCCACCTCCTCCCGTGCCACCTCAGCTGCCACCAGCGCCCGGCGTCCCTCCCCCTGCTCCTCTGCCACCCATGATgagaccccccctccccacggAGGGGCCGGGCACTATTCCCCCTCCACCTCCCTCCAACTGA